One Paenibacillus thermoaerophilus genomic window carries:
- a CDS encoding extracellular solute-binding protein, with translation MKRVSTKAMLVLTAAMTALAGCGSENEGQSGQSPGPTGAEQNVYKEKYDPPVTITTVWGIDPALKFKNGETIENNVVTRWALETLGINVKTLWSVTDTNGAFATKLRLAMSSGQDMPDVVTVGKDDPQLVQSLIDSGIFQEVGPLFDKYASEKWKKAMALDPTVWDQYTKDGKRMGIPVLDYAYNHDYLLWIRQDWLDKLGLQGPKTLADLEAVMEAFKTRNPDGLKPEEVIPLSIGFKSSMNTWMGDPSWVFGAFGTIPQQWNKGADGKLEYGSVNANMKPGLQKLSEWYAKGYIPKEAALWDENKTAEPAVAGKAGIIPGPYWMSGWPLTDTLKNVSHAVWKPYPIPTGPDGKAARHGTNFTNGVTLINKNMKHPEALFTYQNYLFEHLADPQPGGVFDIGLFKGYDYDLDANGQPVYLDKIPGGEVNVMRYFLIRDGARIPDAQMKALLNLAEGKEPKTRLEKEVKNNYGPETPAAAKVLMSQKDISWPNLFNGPATPTMKTRMDYLTKIESQTLNEIIYGKQPLDAFDKFVSTWKSSGGDAITQEVNAWYDSVKK, from the coding sequence ATGAAGCGCGTTTCGACCAAAGCGATGCTCGTCCTAACGGCCGCGATGACAGCGCTTGCAGGCTGCGGGAGCGAGAACGAAGGACAATCCGGCCAGTCGCCCGGCCCGACGGGCGCCGAGCAGAACGTTTATAAGGAAAAATACGATCCGCCCGTCACGATTACGACGGTGTGGGGCATCGATCCCGCGCTGAAGTTCAAAAACGGCGAAACGATCGAAAATAACGTCGTGACCCGGTGGGCGCTCGAGACGCTTGGCATTAACGTCAAGACGCTCTGGTCGGTGACCGACACCAACGGCGCCTTCGCCACAAAGCTGAGGCTGGCGATGTCGTCCGGACAAGATATGCCCGACGTCGTGACAGTGGGCAAGGATGATCCCCAGCTTGTCCAGAGCTTGATCGATTCCGGCATCTTCCAGGAAGTCGGCCCCCTGTTCGACAAGTACGCTTCGGAGAAATGGAAGAAGGCGATGGCGCTCGATCCGACCGTCTGGGATCAATATACGAAAGACGGCAAGCGGATGGGCATCCCGGTGCTCGACTACGCCTACAACCACGATTACCTGCTGTGGATTCGCCAGGACTGGCTCGATAAGCTGGGCCTGCAAGGACCGAAGACGCTGGCCGATCTCGAAGCGGTCATGGAAGCCTTCAAAACGCGCAACCCCGACGGCCTGAAGCCGGAGGAAGTCATCCCATTGAGCATCGGCTTCAAATCGAGCATGAACACGTGGATGGGCGATCCGTCCTGGGTGTTCGGCGCGTTCGGCACCATTCCCCAGCAGTGGAACAAGGGAGCGGACGGCAAGCTCGAATACGGTTCCGTCAACGCCAACATGAAGCCGGGGCTGCAGAAGCTGAGCGAATGGTACGCCAAAGGCTACATTCCCAAAGAAGCGGCGCTGTGGGACGAGAACAAGACGGCGGAACCGGCGGTGGCGGGCAAAGCGGGAATCATCCCCGGACCGTATTGGATGAGCGGCTGGCCGCTGACCGATACGCTCAAGAATGTCAGCCATGCCGTATGGAAGCCTTACCCGATCCCGACGGGACCGGACGGCAAAGCGGCGCGCCACGGCACGAACTTCACCAACGGCGTCACGCTGATCAACAAAAACATGAAGCATCCGGAAGCGCTGTTTACGTATCAGAACTATCTGTTCGAGCATCTGGCCGATCCGCAGCCGGGCGGCGTGTTCGACATCGGCCTGTTCAAGGGTTACGACTACGATCTCGACGCGAACGGCCAACCGGTGTATCTGGATAAAATCCCGGGCGGCGAAGTCAACGTCATGCGTTACTTCCTCATCCGCGACGGCGCGCGCATCCCCGACGCGCAGATGAAGGCGCTGCTGAATCTGGCCGAAGGCAAAGAACCGAAGACGAGGCTCGAAAAAGAAGTCAAAAACAACTACGGTCCGGAGACGCCCGCCGCGGCGAAGGTGCTCATGTCGCAGAAAGACATCTCGTGGCCGAATTTGTTCAACGGCCCGGCCACGCCCACGATGAAAACCAGAATGGATTATCTGACCAAAATCGAGAGCCAGACGCTGAACGAGATCATCTACGGCAAGCAGCCGCTCGATGCTTTCGACAAATTCGTCTCGACGTGGAAGTCGTCGGGCGGCGACGCCATCACGCAGGAAGTCAACGCCTGGTACGACAGCGTCAAGAAATAG